The proteins below are encoded in one region of Spirochaetota bacterium:
- a CDS encoding fibronectin type III domain-containing protein has protein sequence MRKHILSFMLIAMIVLAAGCSPRLRNNPFDFGSTYNRDVNAVYISAVSNIVALDAYSVTVKWDRNVQPNFYAYRIYGGTSSTVDTTVPMATITEAAVTTYRIAGLSPFTQYYFRVGTENRAGYASVSSVISLRTPPAAGGVISLKDPAVTEGSAKMYCVSAIDGYMFFGYRGTPSQYGGKGVGRIQNMLRVFYLPYWVYYDIDESDNIMIQYHANPVDPGAYGPWDLTYSIDWDTANSSLDNAIGSVFYANVLGGANAYVYYSDAALGYLYVMTNTAYNILTDYNTRKYYYADNGYTGWTTDITNFWKPTHVYGSNAWVNLGTYTGTPRKFKVEYSAAQDKIYFSTSSYSGGRIYLASPTDYKTFTSTLIYSNTAIDYDDLTSFAADTQNVYIIERTACRMRISSIAGGQDTIVGDPGSAFGDFNAPSDIDVYNGVIFVADTLNHRVQIFSTNGQFISSIGSFGTANNQFDTPVTVTVTSNDTGAGWDVFLLVADKTKIRYFNIDSLFN, from the coding sequence ATGAGAAAGCACATCCTCTCGTTCATGCTCATCGCGATGATCGTTCTTGCCGCCGGCTGCAGCCCGCGGCTCAGGAATAATCCGTTCGATTTCGGGAGCACATACAACCGTGATGTGAATGCCGTGTACATTTCCGCCGTGTCGAACATAGTCGCGCTCGATGCCTATTCGGTGACGGTGAAATGGGACAGGAATGTGCAGCCGAATTTCTACGCGTACAGGATATACGGCGGCACATCGTCGACGGTCGATACGACCGTCCCCATGGCGACCATAACGGAAGCTGCGGTCACGACCTATCGGATAGCCGGGTTATCTCCTTTTACACAGTACTATTTCCGTGTCGGTACGGAGAATCGCGCGGGTTATGCGAGCGTATCGTCGGTCATTTCACTGCGTACACCGCCTGCTGCCGGTGGTGTCATATCGCTCAAGGACCCCGCCGTCACCGAGGGGAGCGCAAAGATGTACTGTGTAAGCGCTATCGACGGGTATATGTTCTTCGGATACCGCGGAACACCGTCGCAGTACGGCGGCAAGGGTGTCGGGCGCATACAGAACATGCTCCGCGTGTTCTATCTTCCGTACTGGGTCTATTACGATATCGATGAAAGCGATAATATCATGATACAATATCATGCGAACCCGGTCGATCCCGGAGCGTACGGCCCATGGGACCTTACGTATTCCATCGACTGGGATACGGCCAATTCATCGCTCGATAATGCGATCGGCAGTGTGTTCTATGCGAACGTTCTCGGCGGTGCGAACGCCTATGTGTACTATTCCGATGCGGCGCTCGGGTATCTTTATGTCATGACGAACACGGCATATAATATACTGACGGACTATAACACAAGGAAATACTACTATGCTGATAATGGCTATACCGGCTGGACGACTGACATTACGAATTTCTGGAAGCCGACGCATGTCTACGGCAGCAATGCATGGGTGAATCTCGGAACGTATACCGGTACACCGAGGAAATTCAAGGTGGAATATTCCGCGGCGCAGGATAAGATATATTTTTCAACGTCGTCGTACTCGGGGGGACGTATCTATCTTGCTTCGCCGACCGATTACAAGACCTTCACGAGCACGCTCATCTATTCGAACACGGCGATCGATTATGACGATCTCACATCGTTCGCGGCGGACACGCAGAACGTGTATATCATCGAGCGTACCGCCTGTCGCATGCGCATCAGCAGCATCGCGGGCGGGCAGGATACGATAGTCGGTGATCCGGGGAGCGCCTTCGGGGATTTCAATGCCCCGAGCGACATCGATGTCTATAACGGCGTCATCTTCGTGGCCGATACGCTCAATCACCGCGTACAGATCTTCTCCACGAACGGGCAGTTCATATCATCCATCGGGAGCTTCGGCACGGCGAACAATCAGTTCGATACACCGGTCACGGTGACGGTCACCTCGAACGATACCGGGGCCGGATGGGATGTGTTCCTTCTCGTCGCCGACAAGACAAAGATACGTTATTTCAATATCGATTCGCTTTTTAATTGA